A section of the Enterobacter sp. C2 genome encodes:
- the nifJ gene encoding pyruvate:ferredoxin (flavodoxin) oxidoreductase: MITVDGNGAVASVAFRTSEVIAIYPITPSSTMAEQADAWAGNGLKNVWGDTPRVVEMQSEAGAIAAVHGALQTGALSTSFTSSQGLLLMIPTLYKLAGQLTPFVLHVAARTVATHALSIFGDHSDVMAVRQTGCAMLCAGSVQEAQDFALIAHIATLKSRVPFIHFFDGFRTSHEINKIVPMADETIRSLLPGDEIAAHRARALNPDHPVIRGTSANPDTYFQSREATNPWYNAVYAHVEQAMDDFAEATGRRYQPFEYYGHPQAERVIVIMGSAIGTCEEVVDELLTRHEKVGVLKVRLYRPFSAQHLLAVLPQSAQRIAVLDRTKEPGAQAEPLYLDIMTALAEAFNQGERDTLPRVIGGRYGLSSKEFGPECVLAIFNALRAEKPMPRFTVGIYDDVTNLSLPLPENTLPSAAKLEALFYGLGSDGSVSATKNNIKIIGNATPWYAQGYFVYDSKKAGGLTVSHLRVSEQPIRSAYLISQADFVGCHQLQFIDKYQMAERLKPGGIFLLNTPYSADEVWARLPQEVQAVLNQKRARFYIINAAKIARECGLAARINTVMQMAFFHLTQILPGDTALAALQGAIAKSYSSKGQELVERNWQALALARESLFEVPLEQVNAASPYRPPVVSDAAPDFVKTVTAAMLAGLGDALPVSALPPDGTWPLGTTRWEKRNIAEAIPIWKPEICTQCNHCVAACPHSAIRAKVVAPEALENAPASLQSLDVKSRDMRGQKYVLQVAPEDCTGCNLCVEVCPAKDRQNPEIKAINMMSRLEHVEEEKVNYDVFLDLPEMDRSTLERIDIRTSQLLTPLFEYSGACSGCGETPYIKLLTQLYGDRMLIANATGCSSIYGGNLPSTPYTTDAHGRGPAWANSLFEDNAEFGLGFRLTVDQHRQRVMRLLESFSEAIPAELNAALHAEATPEVRREQVATLRQHLSGVAGAEELLTDADALVEKSIWLIGGDGWAYDIGFGGLDHVLSLTENVNILVLDTQCYSNTGGQASKATPLGAVTKFGEHGKRKARKDLGVSMMMYGHVYVAQISLGAQLNQTVKAIQEAEAYPGPSLIIAYSPCEEHGYDLALSHDQMRQLTATGFWPLYRFDPRRADEGKLPLALDSRPPSDALADTLLKEQRFRRLNAQQPEVAEQLWKDATADLQKRYDFLAQLAGKAEKNAAD, encoded by the coding sequence ATGATCACAGTTGATGGTAATGGCGCGGTCGCCTCGGTGGCGTTCCGAACCAGCGAAGTTATCGCCATATACCCGATTACCCCCAGCTCAACGATGGCCGAGCAGGCAGATGCCTGGGCGGGCAATGGGCTGAAAAACGTGTGGGGCGATACGCCTCGGGTGGTTGAGATGCAGTCCGAAGCTGGGGCGATTGCCGCCGTGCACGGCGCGTTACAGACGGGGGCGCTCTCGACCTCCTTTACCTCGTCACAGGGTCTGCTGCTGATGATCCCCACCCTCTACAAGCTGGCGGGTCAGCTGACGCCGTTTGTGTTGCACGTTGCGGCCCGCACCGTGGCCACCCATGCGCTCTCAATCTTTGGCGATCACTCCGACGTCATGGCCGTGCGCCAGACCGGCTGCGCCATGCTCTGCGCTGGCAGCGTCCAGGAGGCGCAGGATTTTGCCCTGATCGCCCACATTGCGACCCTGAAAAGCCGGGTGCCCTTTATTCATTTCTTTGACGGTTTTCGCACCTCCCATGAGATCAACAAAATCGTCCCGATGGCTGATGAGACGATCCGTAGCCTGCTGCCTGGCGATGAGATCGCCGCCCATCGTGCTCGCGCCTTAAACCCGGACCACCCGGTGATCCGCGGTACCTCTGCGAACCCGGATACCTATTTCCAGTCTCGCGAGGCGACCAACCCGTGGTACAACGCGGTGTATGCGCACGTTGAACAGGCAATGGATGACTTCGCCGAGGCCACTGGCCGCCGCTATCAGCCGTTTGAGTACTACGGCCATCCGCAGGCGGAGCGGGTCATTGTGATTATGGGTTCTGCGATCGGCACCTGCGAAGAGGTGGTTGATGAGCTGCTAACCCGCCATGAGAAGGTCGGCGTGCTGAAGGTGCGCCTCTATCGTCCCTTCTCGGCCCAGCATCTGCTGGCGGTGCTGCCTCAGAGTGCTCAGCGCATTGCCGTACTGGATCGCACCAAAGAGCCAGGCGCGCAGGCGGAGCCGCTCTATCTTGATATTATGACCGCGCTGGCAGAAGCCTTTAACCAGGGCGAGCGCGATACCCTGCCGCGCGTAATCGGCGGACGCTACGGCCTCTCTTCAAAAGAGTTTGGCCCGGAGTGCGTGCTGGCTATCTTTAACGCGCTGCGGGCAGAGAAGCCCATGCCGCGCTTTACCGTCGGCATCTATGATGACGTGACCAACCTCTCTCTGCCGCTGCCGGAGAACACCCTGCCCTCGGCTGCGAAGCTGGAGGCGCTCTTCTACGGCCTGGGCAGCGACGGCAGCGTCTCGGCCACTAAAAACAACATCAAAATTATCGGCAACGCCACGCCGTGGTATGCCCAGGGCTACTTCGTCTACGACTCGAAAAAAGCGGGTGGCCTGACGGTATCCCATCTGCGCGTCAGCGAGCAGCCGATTCGCTCTGCCTATCTGATCTCCCAGGCGGATTTTGTTGGCTGCCACCAGCTGCAGTTTATCGATAAGTACCAGATGGCCGAGCGCCTGAAGCCTGGCGGGATATTCCTGCTCAATACCCCCTACAGCGCCGACGAGGTGTGGGCGCGGCTGCCGCAGGAGGTACAGGCGGTACTGAACCAGAAGCGGGCCCGCTTCTATATTATCAATGCGGCGAAGATTGCGCGCGAGTGCGGTCTGGCAGCGCGCATCAACACCGTTATGCAGATGGCGTTTTTCCATCTGACGCAGATTTTGCCCGGCGACACTGCGCTGGCCGCATTGCAGGGGGCCATTGCCAAAAGCTACAGCAGCAAAGGCCAGGAGCTGGTTGAGCGCAACTGGCAGGCCCTGGCGCTGGCCCGCGAATCGCTGTTCGAGGTTCCGCTGGAGCAGGTTAACGCTGCCAGCCCGTACCGCCCGCCAGTGGTCAGCGACGCCGCGCCGGACTTTGTGAAAACCGTCACCGCCGCAATGCTGGCCGGGCTGGGCGATGCACTCCCGGTCTCCGCCCTGCCGCCGGACGGCACCTGGCCGCTGGGTACCACCCGCTGGGAAAAACGCAATATTGCCGAAGCGATCCCTATCTGGAAGCCGGAGATCTGCACCCAGTGCAACCACTGCGTGGCCGCCTGCCCGCACTCGGCGATCCGCGCAAAAGTGGTCGCCCCAGAGGCGCTGGAAAATGCCCCTGCCTCTTTACAGTCGCTGGACGTCAAATCCCGCGACATGCGTGGTCAGAAATACGTTCTTCAGGTCGCGCCGGAAGATTGCACCGGCTGTAACCTCTGCGTCGAAGTGTGTCCGGCCAAAGATCGCCAGAACCCGGAGATCAAGGCCATCAATATGATGTCGCGCCTTGAGCACGTGGAGGAGGAAAAAGTTAACTATGACGTCTTCCTTGACCTGCCAGAGATGGACCGCAGCACGCTGGAGCGTATCGACATTCGTACTTCGCAGCTGCTTACCCCACTGTTTGAGTACTCCGGGGCCTGCTCCGGCTGCGGTGAAACGCCATACATCAAGCTGCTGACCCAGCTCTACGGTGACAGGATGCTGATTGCCAACGCCACCGGCTGCTCCTCGATCTACGGCGGCAACCTGCCCTCTACGCCCTACACCACCGATGCCCACGGGCGCGGTCCAGCGTGGGCTAACTCGCTGTTTGAAGATAACGCCGAGTTCGGGTTGGGCTTCCGCCTTACCGTTGATCAGCACCGTCAGCGGGTGATGCGCCTGCTGGAGAGCTTCTCCGAGGCGATTCCGGCGGAGCTTAACGCGGCGCTGCACGCCGAGGCGACGCCGGAGGTTCGTCGGGAACAGGTTGCCACCCTGCGCCAGCACCTGAGCGGTGTGGCGGGAGCCGAAGAGCTACTGACGGATGCCGACGCGCTGGTGGAGAAATCCATCTGGCTGATCGGCGGCGACGGCTGGGCCTACGACATTGGCTTTGGCGGGCTGGATCACGTCCTGAGCCTGACGGAGAACGTCAACATTCTGGTGCTGGATACCCAGTGTTACTCTAACACCGGCGGTCAGGCCTCGAAGGCAACCCCGCTGGGGGCGGTAACCAAGTTTGGTGAGCATGGCAAGCGCAAGGCGCGTAAGGATCTGGGCGTCAGCATGATGATGTACGGTCATGTCTACGTGGCGCAGATTTCGCTTGGCGCGCAGCTCAACCAGACGGTGAAGGCGATTCAGGAGGCGGAAGCCTATCCGGGGCCGTCGTTGATTATTGCCTACAGCCCTTGCGAAGAGCACGGCTACGATCTGGCCCTTAGCCACGATCAGATGCGCCAGCTAACGGCAACCGGCTTCTGGCCGCTCTACCGTTTCGATCCGCGTCGTGCCGACGAAGGCAAGCTGCCGCTGGCGCTGGACTCCCGTCCGCCGTCCGATGCGCTGGCTGATACGCTGCTGAAAGAGCAGCGCTTCCGTCGCCTCAATGCCCAGCAGCCGGAGGTGGCAGAGCAGCTTTGGAAGGACGCCACTGCCGATCTGCAAAAACGCTATGACTTCCTGGCGCAGCTGGCAGGAAAAGCAGAGAAGAACGCGGCGGATTAA